In one Candidatus Pelagibacter sp. HTCC7211 genomic region, the following are encoded:
- the serS gene encoding serine--tRNA ligase, with the protein MHNLKDIRNDFSAFAKSLKNRSANIDFENLQKLDEENRNLIQKKESLEKEKKDISKSKDESMFAKSKEISVELGKVTENQKNIKIELDKILSNIPNIPHTDVPEGNDENDNVEISKSGEIPIFDFKPKSHYELGEALNMLDFDLATKTTGSRFVFVKDKLALLERALSNFMLDTHININEYQEISPPLIASDNTMFGTGQLPKFENDQFEIKFDQGSDRKFLIPTAEVILTNIVKDKIIDKKNLPMRFVASTPCFRKEAGSYGKDTKGMIRQHQFYKVELVSIVEKENCLKELERMTDCATDILDKLKLPYKKIILCSGDMGFSAEKTYDIEVWLPSENKYREISSCSSCSTFQAQRMKTRYKNENKETMFVGTLNGSGLAVGRTLIAVLENYQQKDGSIIVPEVLRPYMNNLEIISLK; encoded by the coding sequence ATGCATAATTTAAAAGATATTAGAAATGATTTTTCTGCTTTTGCTAAATCTTTAAAAAACAGATCCGCTAATATTGATTTTGAAAATTTACAAAAATTAGATGAAGAAAATAGAAACTTAATTCAAAAAAAAGAGTCTCTAGAAAAAGAAAAAAAAGATATTTCAAAATCTAAAGATGAAAGTATGTTTGCAAAATCTAAAGAAATATCTGTTGAATTAGGCAAAGTTACTGAAAATCAAAAAAATATAAAGATCGAACTAGATAAAATTTTATCAAACATACCGAATATTCCACACACCGATGTTCCTGAAGGTAATGATGAGAATGATAATGTTGAAATATCAAAATCAGGTGAAATACCAATTTTTGATTTTAAACCTAAATCTCACTACGAATTAGGCGAAGCATTAAATATGCTAGATTTTGATCTTGCCACTAAAACCACAGGTTCTAGATTTGTTTTCGTAAAAGATAAGTTGGCATTACTAGAAAGAGCATTGTCAAATTTTATGCTTGATACACATATCAACATAAATGAATATCAAGAGATTTCTCCGCCTTTAATAGCTTCTGACAATACGATGTTTGGCACAGGACAATTGCCGAAATTTGAAAACGATCAATTTGAGATTAAATTTGATCAAGGTTCTGATAGAAAATTTCTTATTCCTACTGCTGAAGTTATTTTAACAAATATTGTTAAAGATAAAATCATAGATAAAAAAAATCTTCCAATGAGATTTGTTGCTTCAACACCATGTTTTAGGAAAGAAGCTGGGAGTTACGGTAAAGATACCAAGGGCATGATTAGACAACATCAATTTTACAAAGTTGAATTGGTTAGTATTGTTGAAAAAGAAAATTGTTTAAAAGAATTAGAGAGAATGACTGATTGTGCTACAGACATTCTCGATAAATTAAAACTTCCATATAAAAAAATTATATTATGTTCTGGCGATATGGGTTTTAGCGCTGAAAAAACATATGATATAGAAGTTTGGCTTCCATCAGAAAATAAGTATCGTGAAATTTCTTCTTGTTCTTCTTGTTCAACATTTCAAGCTCAAAGAATGAAAACAAGATATAAAAATGAAAATAAAGAAACTATGTTTGTTGGTACTTTAAACGGTAGTGGTTTAGCTGTTGGAAGAACTCTTATTGCTGTATTAGAAAATTATCAACAAAAAGATGGCTCAATAATTGTTCCTGAGGTACTGAGACCATACATGAATAATTTAGAAATAATTTCACTCAAATAA
- the uvrA gene encoding excinuclease ABC subunit UvrA codes for MMKKIVIKGAKEHNLKNVSVEIPKDQFVVITGLSGSGKSSLAFDTIYAEGQRRYVESLSAYARQFLDKMKKPNVDLIEGLSPAIAIEQKNTSKNPRSTVATVTEIYDYMRVLYARAGTPYSPFTGKAITSQTITQIVDLVKKLPKKSTIYIYAPVVRGRKGEYKKDILSYKRRGFRKIKIDNVLYDIEKSPNLDKKFKHDISILVDRIVLNSKLGNRLAESVETAVNLSNGLVFVEYEDETLPQKFRKTEKLIYSTKFACPESGFTIEEIEPRLFSFNSPYGACEECEGIGIKLNVDPNLVIPDDRKSIADGAIEPWAKSTTLYYAQTLASIAKHYGFSLDDKWKKLPKKIKEIILYGSDEEEIKFNYDDGYEKYSHKKTFEGVINNLERRFLESDSEWKREAIAEYQSDTACEACNGNRLKEEALCVKIDNHNISDVTKKSILDAAEWFKNLEKNLDNRQFKIAEHVLKEINERLTFLLNVGLDYLTLARESGTLSGGEAQRIRLASQIGSGLTGVLYVLDEPSIGLHQKDNVKLINALKRLRDLGNTVIVVEHDTETMENADHIIDLGPEAGSNGGEVTAQGTYDEIKKNKNSITGQYLSNKKKIEIPNARRLAKNGRFVEINGASGNNLNNVNLRIPTGSFTCVTGVSGSGKSTLVLQTLYHALNLTLNSKARKAPKAFKSYKGVELIDKIIDIDQSPIGRTPRSNPATYTGAFGPIRDWFTSLPESKTRGYKPGRFSFNVKGGRCEACEGDGVITYEMHFLPDVYIQCDECKGTRYNRETLEIKFKGKSIADVLDMSVDEGCEYFENISNIKTKLLTLKKVGLGYIKIGQQATTLSGGEAQRIKLAKELSKRSTGRTMYILDEPTTGLHQHDIKKLLEILHTFVKLGNTVVVIEHNLDVIKTADYIVDMGPEGGVKGGNIIAEGKPEEVCKVPASYTGQYLKPLLK; via the coding sequence ATGATGAAAAAGATAGTTATTAAGGGCGCTAAAGAACATAATTTAAAGAATGTTTCTGTAGAAATCCCTAAGGACCAATTTGTCGTCATAACTGGCCTATCTGGTTCAGGAAAATCATCATTAGCTTTCGATACCATCTATGCAGAAGGTCAAAGAAGATATGTTGAAAGTTTATCAGCATATGCAAGACAGTTTTTGGATAAGATGAAAAAACCAAATGTTGATCTTATAGAAGGTTTAAGTCCAGCTATTGCAATAGAGCAAAAAAATACATCAAAAAACCCAAGATCTACAGTTGCTACAGTGACTGAAATTTATGATTACATGAGGGTGCTATACGCTAGAGCTGGAACTCCCTACTCACCATTTACAGGTAAAGCAATTACTTCTCAAACCATTACTCAAATAGTTGATCTTGTTAAAAAATTACCAAAAAAATCAACAATATATATTTATGCACCTGTAGTAAGAGGTCGTAAAGGTGAATATAAGAAAGATATTCTAAGTTACAAAAGAAGAGGATTTAGAAAAATAAAAATTGATAATGTTTTATACGATATAGAAAAATCTCCTAATTTAGATAAAAAATTTAAACACGATATATCAATACTTGTAGATAGAATTGTTTTAAATTCTAAGCTTGGCAACAGATTAGCAGAGAGTGTTGAAACAGCAGTAAATTTATCAAATGGATTAGTTTTTGTTGAGTATGAAGATGAAACATTGCCACAGAAATTTAGAAAAACTGAGAAACTTATTTACTCAACAAAATTTGCATGTCCAGAAAGTGGTTTCACCATTGAGGAAATTGAACCTAGATTATTTTCTTTTAATAGCCCTTATGGAGCTTGTGAGGAATGTGAAGGTATAGGGATAAAATTAAATGTTGATCCAAATTTAGTTATACCAGATGACAGAAAAAGTATAGCTGATGGCGCCATTGAACCTTGGGCTAAATCTACAACATTATATTATGCGCAAACTCTAGCATCTATAGCAAAACATTATGGTTTTTCATTAGATGATAAATGGAAAAAACTTCCAAAAAAAATCAAAGAAATAATTTTGTATGGTTCAGATGAAGAAGAAATCAAATTTAATTATGATGATGGTTATGAAAAATATTCACATAAAAAAACATTTGAAGGTGTAATTAACAATCTTGAAAGAAGATTTTTAGAGTCAGATAGCGAATGGAAAAGAGAAGCAATAGCAGAATATCAATCTGATACAGCTTGTGAAGCTTGTAATGGAAATAGACTTAAGGAAGAAGCTTTATGTGTTAAAATTGATAATCATAATATTAGCGATGTAACAAAAAAATCAATATTAGATGCTGCAGAATGGTTTAAAAATCTTGAAAAAAATCTTGATAATAGACAATTTAAAATTGCAGAACACGTTCTTAAAGAAATTAATGAGAGACTTACTTTTTTGTTAAATGTAGGTTTAGATTATCTTACTTTAGCAAGAGAATCTGGCACACTTTCAGGTGGAGAAGCACAAAGAATAAGACTAGCGTCTCAGATTGGTTCTGGTCTAACCGGTGTTTTATACGTACTTGATGAACCTTCAATTGGTTTACATCAAAAAGATAATGTTAAACTTATAAATGCTTTAAAAAGATTAAGGGATTTAGGAAATACAGTCATAGTTGTTGAGCATGATACTGAGACAATGGAAAATGCAGATCATATAATTGACTTAGGACCAGAAGCTGGATCTAATGGCGGTGAAGTTACTGCTCAAGGTACATATGATGAAATAAAAAAAAATAAAAATAGTATTACCGGACAATATCTTTCTAATAAAAAAAAAATTGAAATACCCAATGCTAGAAGATTAGCAAAGAACGGTAGATTTGTTGAAATTAATGGCGCAAGTGGAAATAATCTTAATAATGTAAATCTTCGAATACCAACAGGAAGTTTTACTTGTGTAACTGGTGTATCAGGTAGTGGTAAATCAACCCTTGTTCTTCAAACATTGTATCATGCTTTAAATCTAACACTTAACAGTAAAGCTCGAAAAGCACCAAAAGCATTTAAAAGTTACAAGGGTGTAGAATTAATTGATAAAATTATTGATATTGATCAATCCCCTATTGGAAGAACCCCTAGATCAAATCCAGCAACTTATACAGGTGCTTTTGGTCCAATTAGAGATTGGTTTACAAGTTTACCTGAGTCAAAAACTAGAGGTTACAAGCCAGGAAGATTTTCATTTAATGTCAAAGGTGGAAGATGTGAAGCTTGTGAAGGTGATGGTGTAATTACCTATGAAATGCATTTTTTACCTGATGTTTATATACAATGTGATGAGTGTAAAGGAACAAGATATAATAGAGAAACCCTTGAAATTAAATTTAAAGGTAAAAGTATTGCTGATGTTTTAGATATGTCTGTAGATGAAGGTTGTGAATATTTTGAAAATATATCTAATATTAAAACTAAGTTACTTACATTAAAAAAGGTTGGCTTGGGTTATATTAAGATAGGTCAACAAGCAACAACACTTTCAGGTGGTGAAGCTCAAAGAATTAAATTAGCAAAAGAACTTTCAAAAAGATCAACAGGACGAACTATGTATATCTTGGATGAACCAACAACTGGACTTCATCAACATGATATTAAAAAATTATTAGAAATACTTCATACTTTTGTTAAACTTGGAAATACTGTTGTAGTCATTGAACACAATTTAGATGTAATTAAAACAGCTGATTATATTGTTGATATGGGACCCGAAGGCGGTGTCAAAGGTGGAAATATTATCGCAGAGGGAAAACCCGAGGAAGTTTGTAAAGTACCTGCTAGTTATACAGGTCAATATTTAAAACCTTTACTAAAATAA
- a CDS encoding urate hydroxylase PuuD: MSNLLSSLSKTIHTSVGLMIVLFLGLFYLNEGFAFDTLFWSWLFRYIHVVVATMWIGLLWYFNFVQIPNMAKIPDEQKPAIGKVIAPAALFYFRWAAAFTVLSGLLLALFNGYLHDAMTLSIGSGIPKHTAIGIGMWLGIIMAYNVWFVIWPNQKRALGIVDCDPDLKAKSARTAMLFSRTNTLLSLPMLFTMVAAQNLY; this comes from the coding sequence ATGAGTAATTTATTATCTTCATTATCAAAAACAATTCACACTTCTGTAGGTCTTATGATTGTATTGTTTTTGGGCTTATTTTATTTAAATGAAGGTTTCGCATTTGATACATTGTTCTGGAGTTGGTTATTTAGATATATTCATGTTGTCGTAGCCACTATGTGGATTGGTTTGCTTTGGTATTTCAATTTTGTTCAAATACCAAACATGGCTAAAATTCCAGATGAGCAAAAACCAGCAATTGGTAAAGTAATTGCACCTGCTGCATTATTTTATTTTAGATGGGCTGCTGCATTTACAGTGCTATCTGGATTATTATTAGCTTTATTTAATGGATACTTGCATGATGCTATGACTTTAAGCATTGGATCAGGTATACCAAAACATACTGCTATTGGTATTGGTATGTGGCTTGGAATTATTATGGCTTATAATGTTTGGTTTGTCATTTGGCCAAATCAAAAAAGAGCTTTAGGAATTGTAGATTGTGATCCCGATTTAAAAGCTAAATCTGCAAGAACTGCAATGTTGTTTTCAAGAACAAACACACTACTTTCTCTACCCATGTTATTTACAATGGTAGCAGCACAAAATCTTTATTAA
- the yajC gene encoding preprotein translocase subunit YajC yields MEGSGIGQFIPLILIFVIFYFFLIRPQQKKVKEHKAMVEGLKRGDKVITSGGITGTVERLIDNDKVEVEIADNVKVEIVKATGIQALQGNPQEVKK; encoded by the coding sequence ATGGAAGGTTCAGGAATAGGACAATTTATACCGTTAATTTTAATTTTTGTAATTTTTTATTTTTTCTTAATCAGACCACAGCAAAAAAAAGTAAAAGAGCATAAGGCTATGGTTGAAGGACTTAAACGAGGTGATAAAGTAATCACTTCTGGAGGTATCACTGGTACTGTAGAAAGATTAATTGATAATGACAAAGTTGAAGTTGAAATAGCTGACAATGTTAAAGTTGAAATAGTTAAAGCTACTGGTATTCAAGCTCTTCAAGGTAATCCACAAGAAGTTAAGAAATAA
- the gyrA gene encoding DNA gyrase subunit A, protein MQKTEIPKDNNIKLISMHDEMSSSYLSYAMSVIVSRALPDIRDGLKPVHRRILYAMYKGGYDWSKQFRKSARIVGDVIGKYHPHGDQSVYDALVRMVQDFSMSLPLVQGQGNFGSIDGDPAAAMRYTETRLSKVSQYLIDDIEKNTISFKSNYDETEKEPTVLPAQYPNLLVNGAGGIAVGMATSIPPHNLGEIINGTLALIDNKDIKIRELMKYVPGPDFPTGGVIIGKDIIKHGYNNGRGSFKIRGEVSVESLKNGRERLVITSIPYQVNKSVLNERIAQLVREKKIEGIKDIRDESNREGIRVAIDLRNGVEPETIKRQLYKNTQIESSFGFNTLAIVQGKPKTCTLKDFLSNFLSFREDIVIKKTKFDLQKAEERAHILIGLSVSVENLDKIIKIIRSSKTPEDAKQAILKTKWKINKSQKLISLVEGKKGKGLYSLSEPQVIAILELRLQKLTALGINEIEVEIKKLAELIARYKKIISSKKELLKVISEELKNIKEKFAVPRRTKIIDAVLNYDIEETIQKQSVIITVTLQGYIKRGSLDGVKQQKRGGKGKSGITTRDQDSVVQTLSVNTHTSVLFFSTEGLVYKVKAWKIPEGSSSSKGKSLFNILPLKSHQSISSIMPMPENETDLKNYQIIFATAQGKVRKNSLEDFSSINASGKIAMKLDNNDKIVGVKICQDDQDIILSTKFGKCIRFEAKKLRVFKGRSSKGIKGIELAPNDQIVSLSVIDNDKTKKNGKKSKDDKSEIKAKEKFVLSISENGYGKKTSHIDYRVTNRGGKGIIGIVNSPRNGNITSSFPVFEGDEILISTNKGRVIRVAVKEIRTAGRNTQGVRIIKLSGEEKVVSAIKIDDNLI, encoded by the coding sequence ATGCAAAAAACTGAAATTCCAAAAGATAATAACATTAAGTTAATTTCAATGCATGATGAGATGAGCTCATCTTATCTATCATATGCAATGAGTGTTATTGTAAGTCGAGCCTTACCAGATATTAGAGATGGTTTAAAACCTGTTCACAGAAGAATTTTGTACGCTATGTACAAGGGTGGTTATGATTGGTCAAAACAATTTAGAAAATCTGCAAGAATTGTTGGAGATGTCATTGGTAAATATCATCCACATGGAGATCAATCAGTTTACGATGCATTAGTAAGAATGGTTCAAGATTTTTCAATGAGTCTTCCTTTGGTTCAAGGTCAAGGTAATTTCGGTTCTATTGATGGTGATCCTGCAGCTGCAATGAGATATACAGAAACAAGATTATCTAAAGTTTCACAATATTTAATTGATGATATAGAGAAGAATACTATTTCATTTAAAAGTAATTATGATGAGACAGAAAAAGAGCCTACAGTTTTACCTGCTCAATATCCAAATCTTCTAGTAAATGGTGCTGGAGGTATAGCAGTTGGAATGGCCACAAGCATTCCTCCTCATAATTTGGGTGAAATTATAAATGGTACTTTAGCTCTAATAGACAATAAAGATATTAAGATCAGAGAATTGATGAAATATGTTCCGGGTCCTGATTTTCCAACTGGTGGTGTTATCATCGGTAAAGACATTATAAAACATGGTTATAATAATGGTAGAGGGTCCTTTAAAATAAGAGGTGAAGTTTCTGTTGAAAGTTTAAAAAACGGAAGAGAAAGGTTAGTAATTACCTCAATACCTTATCAGGTCAATAAATCAGTTTTAAATGAAAGAATTGCTCAATTAGTTAGAGAAAAAAAAATTGAAGGGATTAAAGATATTAGAGATGAGTCAAATAGAGAAGGTATAAGAGTTGCAATAGACTTAAGAAATGGAGTTGAGCCAGAGACTATTAAAAGACAACTTTATAAAAATACTCAAATTGAAAGTTCTTTTGGTTTTAATACTTTGGCAATTGTTCAAGGGAAACCTAAAACATGTACATTAAAAGATTTCTTATCAAACTTTTTATCTTTTAGAGAAGATATCGTAATTAAGAAAACTAAATTTGATTTACAAAAAGCTGAAGAAAGAGCTCACATATTAATTGGATTATCTGTATCAGTTGAAAACTTAGATAAAATTATAAAAATTATTCGATCATCAAAAACACCTGAAGATGCAAAACAAGCTATATTAAAAACTAAATGGAAAATTAACAAATCTCAAAAATTAATTTCTTTAGTAGAAGGAAAAAAAGGTAAAGGTTTATATTCCTTATCTGAACCTCAAGTTATAGCTATATTAGAACTTAGACTTCAAAAATTAACCGCACTTGGAATAAACGAAATTGAAGTTGAGATAAAAAAGTTAGCTGAATTAATTGCAAGATATAAAAAAATTATTTCATCAAAAAAAGAGCTTTTAAAAGTTATTAGTGAAGAACTTAAGAACATAAAAGAAAAGTTTGCTGTTCCAAGAAGAACTAAAATTATTGATGCAGTCCTAAATTACGATATTGAAGAAACAATTCAAAAACAATCTGTAATAATAACGGTTACTCTACAAGGATATATTAAAAGAGGTTCTTTAGACGGTGTTAAACAGCAAAAAAGAGGTGGAAAAGGAAAGTCTGGAATTACTACTAGAGATCAAGATTCTGTTGTACAAACACTATCTGTTAATACTCATACATCTGTTTTATTTTTTTCAACAGAAGGGTTAGTTTATAAAGTTAAAGCATGGAAAATTCCAGAGGGCTCATCATCATCAAAAGGTAAATCATTGTTTAATATTTTACCTCTGAAAAGCCATCAATCAATTAGTTCTATTATGCCAATGCCAGAAAATGAAACTGACTTAAAGAATTACCAAATAATCTTTGCAACAGCTCAAGGTAAGGTTAGAAAAAATAGTCTAGAAGATTTTTCATCTATTAACGCATCAGGTAAAATTGCAATGAAACTTGATAATAATGATAAAATTGTTGGAGTTAAAATTTGTCAAGATGATCAAGATATCATCTTAAGTACTAAGTTTGGTAAATGTATTAGATTTGAAGCAAAAAAATTAAGAGTATTTAAAGGTAGATCTTCAAAAGGAATTAAGGGAATTGAATTGGCTCCTAATGATCAGATTGTTTCATTATCAGTCATAGATAATGATAAAACTAAAAAAAATGGTAAGAAATCAAAAGATGATAAATCTGAGATAAAAGCTAAAGAAAAATTTGTATTATCTATAAGTGAAAATGGATATGGTAAAAAAACATCTCATATAGATTATAGAGTTACCAATAGAGGAGGCAAGGGCATTATAGGTATTGTAAACTCTCCAAGAAATGGAAATATTACTTCTTCTTTCCCTGTCTTTGAAGGTGATGAAATACTTATATCAACTAACAAAGGTAGGGTAATTAGAGTTGCTGTAAAAGAAATTAGAACAGCAGGTAGAAATACCCAAGGAGTTAGAATTATAAAACTTTCTGGAGAAGAAAAAGTTGTATCTGCAATCAAAATTGATGATAATTTAATTTAA
- the ssb gene encoding single-stranded DNA-binding protein yields MAGSLNKVLLIGRLGADPEIKQMVNGKSVARLSLATSQSWKDKNTGEKKEKTEWHRIVVFNEGLVNVIQQYLKKGAQIYVEGQLTTRKWKDEQSGQDKYSTEIVLQGYNTTLTMLGGGGSGGGIQNDTTQQNNIEDSSQVSNDMDDEIPF; encoded by the coding sequence ATGGCTGGAAGTTTAAATAAAGTATTATTAATTGGTCGTTTGGGCGCAGATCCTGAGATAAAACAAATGGTAAACGGTAAAAGTGTTGCAAGACTGAGCTTAGCAACAAGTCAATCTTGGAAAGACAAGAATACAGGTGAAAAAAAAGAAAAAACTGAATGGCACCGTATAGTTGTATTTAACGAAGGACTAGTAAATGTTATTCAACAATACTTAAAAAAAGGTGCTCAGATATATGTTGAAGGCCAACTGACTACACGAAAATGGAAAGATGAACAATCTGGTCAAGATAAGTATTCAACTGAAATTGTTCTTCAAGGGTATAACACTACTTTAACTATGCTTGGTGGTGGGGGCTCAGGAGGTGGTATTCAAAATGACACTACTCAACAAAATAATATTGAAGACTCCTCTCAAGTGTCAAATGATATGGATGACGAAATTCCATTTTAA
- the secF gene encoding protein translocase subunit SecF gives MIAFNKYYNHFNIFSSLLIIFSLVLLIFKGLNFGIDFKGGTLIELRSTDAKINVSSLRDKFSQMDLGDVSVKKFGNDKDYLIKFENKDNKKNIIEEIKNNLDKSFGNNFNFRRVENVGPKVSSELLKSGVIAISLSLAAMLFYIWIRFEWQFSLGAILALFHDVIVTLGVFSLFSLEINLSIIAAVLTIVGYSMNDTVVIFDRVRENLRKYSDIKIFELTNISINETLSRTIITSATTLLALLAIYFFGGEILKGFSLAMILGVIFGTYSSIYIANTVLVRLRVSQKTVLREDSEK, from the coding sequence ATGATTGCTTTTAATAAATATTATAACCATTTTAATATATTCTCTTCATTATTAATTATTTTTTCATTAGTTCTTTTAATCTTTAAAGGTCTTAATTTCGGAATTGATTTTAAAGGTGGAACTTTAATTGAACTTAGATCTACAGATGCGAAGATAAATGTAAGTTCTTTAAGAGATAAATTTAGTCAGATGGATTTAGGTGATGTGTCTGTTAAAAAATTCGGTAATGACAAAGATTATTTAATTAAGTTTGAAAATAAAGATAACAAAAAAAATATAATTGAAGAAATTAAGAACAATTTAGATAAGTCATTTGGTAATAATTTTAACTTTAGAAGAGTTGAAAATGTTGGTCCTAAGGTCAGTTCTGAATTATTAAAGTCCGGAGTTATCGCAATTTCATTATCATTAGCTGCGATGTTATTCTATATTTGGATAAGATTTGAATGGCAATTCAGTTTAGGTGCAATACTTGCCTTATTCCACGATGTCATAGTTACATTAGGTGTTTTTTCATTATTTAGTTTAGAAATTAATCTATCAATAATTGCAGCTGTTTTAACAATAGTTGGTTATTCGATGAATGATACTGTGGTAATTTTTGATCGAGTACGTGAAAATTTGAGAAAATATTCTGATATTAAAATTTTTGAACTTACAAATATCTCAATTAATGAAACATTATCTAGAACAATAATTACTTCTGCAACTACATTGCTTGCTTTATTGGCTATTTATTTTTTTGGTGGAGAGATTTTAAAAGGTTTTTCATTAGCAATGATACTTGGAGTAATATTTGGAACATATTCTTCAATTTATATTGCAAACACAGTATTAGTAAGATTAAGAGTATCTCAAAAAACAGTTCTTAGAGAAGATAGCGAAAAATAA
- the secD gene encoding protein translocase subunit SecD, producing the protein MLYFSKLRILFITLFSLLFVLIASSNLFKFDDSFFDKKINLGLDLQGGSYLLLEIDNAPVIEQKLQNLTTSIRNYFKEKDIKINNIKIENQNIYFNVLEKNKQTIIDTFTDENSDINPYYPRFKSHQLEIEDTGLNFKLNFSRQGLIVLKTSSQDQAIEIVRRRIDEVGTNEPNILKRGNNRILVELPGLDDPMRVKSLLGKTANLTFRFVTNDDNDSFGVEKLKFEDGIDEATVSKRIIISGDNLLDAQPKMDTQTNQTIVSFSLDRVGAKRFGKATSTGIGKQLAIVLDGKIISAPVVRDTIASGSGQISGGFTFQTATDLALLLRSGALPAPLNIIEERTVGPDLGQDSINAGMIALAIGFLLVIIFMFVKYRVFGLITNVTLIINLFILLGILTLFEATLTLPGIAGIILTVGMAVDANVLIFERIKEELRDENNNIVAFDSGYTKSRTAIIDANITTLLAAVILFFMGSGPVKGFSVTLGVGIFTTLFSVYFIARLFTSLYVSKNRDKEKLI; encoded by the coding sequence GTGCTTTATTTTTCAAAGTTAAGAATTTTATTTATTACTCTTTTTTCACTTTTATTTGTTTTAATTGCTTCATCTAATTTATTTAAATTTGATGATAGTTTTTTTGATAAAAAGATAAATTTGGGTCTGGATCTTCAAGGTGGATCTTATTTGTTATTGGAGATTGATAATGCTCCAGTTATAGAACAAAAACTTCAAAACTTAACAACCAGTATTAGAAATTATTTTAAGGAAAAAGACATTAAGATAAATAATATCAAGATTGAAAATCAAAATATCTATTTCAACGTTTTAGAAAAAAATAAACAAACTATCATTGATACATTTACAGATGAAAATAGTGACATAAATCCCTATTATCCAAGATTTAAATCTCACCAATTAGAAATTGAAGATACTGGTCTTAATTTTAAATTAAATTTTTCAAGACAAGGCTTAATAGTTCTCAAAACTTCTTCACAAGATCAAGCTATTGAAATTGTAAGAAGAAGAATTGATGAAGTTGGAACTAATGAACCGAATATTTTAAAAAGAGGAAATAATCGTATCTTAGTTGAGTTGCCTGGATTAGATGATCCAATGAGGGTTAAATCTTTATTAGGAAAAACTGCTAATTTAACTTTTAGATTTGTAACTAACGATGACAATGACAGTTTTGGAGTTGAAAAACTTAAGTTTGAAGATGGTATTGATGAAGCAACAGTAAGTAAGAGAATAATAATAAGTGGAGATAATCTTTTAGATGCTCAACCTAAAATGGATACTCAAACAAACCAAACAATAGTATCTTTTTCACTTGATAGGGTAGGAGCAAAGAGATTTGGTAAGGCAACTTCAACTGGGATTGGTAAACAATTAGCAATAGTTTTAGATGGTAAAATTATAAGTGCACCAGTTGTTAGAGATACGATTGCTAGTGGCTCAGGTCAAATTAGTGGAGGATTTACTTTTCAAACTGCAACAGATTTAGCTCTATTATTAAGATCAGGAGCATTACCAGCACCTCTTAATATAATTGAAGAGAGAACTGTTGGTCCTGATTTAGGGCAAGACTCTATAAACGCAGGTATGATTGCTCTAGCTATTGGTTTTCTTTTAGTAATAATTTTTATGTTTGTAAAATACAGAGTTTTTGGATTAATCACCAATGTAACTTTAATTATAAATTTATTTATCCTATTAGGCATATTAACTTTATTTGAAGCAACATTAACTTTACCTGGAATTGCTGGAATAATATTGACAGTTGGTATGGCTGTAGATGCTAACGTACTAATTTTTGAGAGAATTAAAGAAGAATTAAGAGATGAAAATAATAATATTGTAGCTTTTGATAGTGGTTATACAAAATCTAGAACTGCTATTATTGACGCAAATATAACAACTTTACTAGCAGCAGTAATACTTTTCTTTATGGGTTCTGGACCTGTTAAAGGTTTTTCAGTAACTCTTGGTGTTGGAATTTTTACTACTCTTTTTTCAGTTTATTTTATAGCAAGGTTATTTACTAGTCTTTACGTGTCTAAAAATAGAGATAAGGAGAAGTTAATTTAA